GGACTTTTTCAATTTTTTGCGGAATATTATTTATATGTCTTTCATTCTGGGCCGGTTGCAAGAAAAATGATACTCCAAAGGATATCACGCCGCCTGTTATCAGTCTGAATGGCTCTTCGCAGGTGTATGTCGAGAAAGGTACTTCATATACTGATGCCGGTGCTACTGCTACCGACAATGTTGACGGGGTAATTACCGATAAAATTGTAGTGACAAATCTTGTAGATGCCAACGTTGAAGGCACTTACTATGTAAAATACAACGTCTCTGACGAAGCCGGCAACAAAGCCACTGAAGTTGTAAGAACGGTCATTGTAAAGATTTTCTGAGTAAGATGTGTATCTTTGCCCACGCAAATGTGCATTTTCAAAGATGCTTAGACGAATAATCTCATTACGCAATATTCATTTTTCAATGCTGCTCAGGCTGGGCATCGTGATGTTTATACTCAGCCTGCAACGCCTGCTCTTTTTTGCATTCAACTTCAGCTCATTCAACGATATCAGTACCTGGGAGTTATTGAAGGTGATGGTAATCGGAATGCGGTTCGATTTGGCAATTGCCGTAATCATCAACGCGTTTTTCCTGCTGTTTTCACTCCTTCCATTCCGTTTTACGGCCCACCGTTATTACCAGACCGTTATCGCATATCTGTTCTATATCACTAATTCGGTGATGTTTGCAGCCAATTGCCTGGATTTTATTTATTTCAGATTTACCTTAAAACGCACAACCTTCGATTTTTTTCAGTACATCGCCATTGGCAATGACACTACTACACTTCTTCCAAGATTTTTAGCCGATTACTGGTATATTTTGCTGATTTGGATAGGGCTGGTTGCGCTCATGGTATTGCTTTACCGTCTTACAAAAGTTAACAAGTACGATACCGAACCGGTCAACTGGCGTTTTTATCTGTACAATACGGCTCTTATTATCGCGTTCACGATTTTTTTCGTGTATATGGGTAGGGGCGGATTTCAGCTGAGACCCATTACCATTATTTCTGCAGGAGAATCAACGGATGCCCGCAATGTGCCGCTGGTGCTTAATACACCGTTTACAATCGTAAATACATGGAATCAGAAAACGCTGAAAAAGCTCGATTATTTTCCGAAAGAAACCTGCGATAAACTGTTTTCTCCTGTGCATAAATTTGGTGCAAACCAACATGATTTTAAACCCGCCAATGTGGTGGTTATTATTCTGGAAAGCTTCTCAAAGGAGCATATCGGTGCGTTGAACAAAGATTTGGATAATGGAACTTATAAAGGCTACACACCATTTTTGGATTCTCTGATTGGTCGAAGTCTGGTATTTGTAAACTGCTTTGCCAACGGCAAAAAATCGATTGAAGGAATACCGGCAGTTTTGGCCAGCGTACCGGGTTTAATGAACACTTCTTATGTATCTTCTATTTATGCAGGAAACAAGCTGGATGCCTTACCAGCGCTGCTCAAAGAAAAAGGATACAGCAGCGCATTCTATCACGGCGGTACCAATGGTACGATGCGTTTTGACGCTTTCGCCCGCATGGCGGGATTTGATAAATATTACGGCCGGTACGAGTACAACAATGAAGCCGATTACGATGGGAACTGGGGCATCTGGGACGAACCGTTCCTGCAGTATTTTGCGATGAACCTCTGCGCAATGAAACAGCCGTTCTGTGCAGGACTGTTCACCCTTTCGTCGCATCATCCATTCAAAGTTCCGGCGAAATATACCGGACGGTTTCCGAAAGGAAGTCTCGATATTCACGAAAGTATCGGTTATACTGATTTTGCGCTCCGCCGGTTTTTTGCGACAGCGTCTAAAATGACCTGGTTTGATAATACACTTTTTGTAATTACAGCCGACCACACCTCGCAAGCAGAGCATGCTTATTACAAAAATAATGTCGGAATGTATGAAGTGCCTCTGATATTTTATATGCATAACAGCACACTCAGCGGGTTCGACAGTACCGTTGTACAGCAAACGGATATTGTGCCTTCGGTGCTCGATTATCTTCATTACGACAAGCCATTTGTTTCTTTTGGTGAAAGCGTGTTTGATAGTGTTTCACCTCATTTTTCTATCAGTTATCTGAATAATATTTATCAATTGATTCGGGGACCGTATGCGCTTGAATTTAATGGTGATAAGCCGCTGTCATTATATGATTACAGAAGAGATCCGGAGCTGAAACAGAACTTGATTGGGCAGGGTAAGCGGGAAGAAGTTGACATGCTCAATTTTACAAAAGCCTTGCTGCAGAGCTATTCGGACAGGATGATATCAAATAAACTCACAGCAAAATAATGATGGAAGGTAAAAGAAAAATACGTTTCATCATCAACCCCGTTTCCGGGATAGGGCGGCAGCGCATTGTTGAGCGCCGTGTAGAGAAGTATCTGGACCATTCTAAGTTTGAACACGAAATTTGCTATACCGAATTTGCAGGACATGCGGTTGACCTGAGTCGCGATGCCGCTGAACAGGGTGTTGATATTGTTGTTGCAGCAGGCGGAGACGGTTCAATCAACGAGGTGGCGCGGGGAGTGCTGGGCTCAAAAACGGCAATCGGTATCATTCCTGTGGGTTCGGGCAACGGGCTGGCGCATTTTCTTCGTATTCCAAGGAGTATAAAGAAAGCGCTGCGTATTATAAATCGTCACAACGTTAAAATTATTGATACCGCAAATATCAACGATAAATTATTTGTAAGTATTGCCGGCATTGGCTTTGATGCTTATGTGGCAGAAAAATTCGCGCGAAGTACCGTCAGGGGTTTCTGGACCTACGCATGGATTATCCTTAAAGAATACACACTGTTTAAGTCAAACCATTTCAAATTTTATATAAATGGCGAAATGATTAAACGGCGTGCGTTTATGGTCAGCTTTGCCAATTCCGACCAGTTCGGTTTTAATTGCGCTATTGCGCCTAAAGCGAAAATTGACGACGGATTGCTGGATGTATGCATCGTGAGCAAACCCAATATTTTATTCGCACCACTCCTGGTGCCACTTATGTTTGCAAAGGTTATTGATATTACACCCTGGATTGAAATCATCCGCACCAGTGAAATCCATTGTTTCCAGTTAAAGAACTTCATTGCCCATATTGACGGCGACCAGGTGCATCTCACCAAAGAACTTATTGTTAAAGTAAATCCGGCTTCCGTTCGGGTTTTAGTGCCATAAATGATGTTTCACCTTGCGTGGTCGCTTCAAATTCTTACCTTCGTATGCTTCAATTTCAGCATATGCAGAACAACATCCCACTTGCCGAACAGCTCAGGCCTGCAAATCTCGATGAATACATCGGGCAGCAGCATCTGGTAGGCAAAGGCGCCATATTGCGCAAAGCCATTGAGTCGGGCAATATTCCGTCGATGATACTGTGGGGTCCGCCCGGGGTGGGAAAGACAACGCTTGGATATATTATTTCTCAGCAGTTGCTGCGACCGTTTTATACACTGAGCGCCGCACATTCCGGTGTTAAAGATGTGCGTGACGTGTTTGAAAAAGCCGCTAAAGACGGCGGAAATGCGATATTGTTTATCGATGAAATTCACCGTTTCAACAAGGCTCAGCAGGATTCTCTTTTGGGTGCAGTTGAAAAAGGTCTTATTACGCTAATAGGCGCTACCACTGAGAATCCTTCGTTTGAAGTGATATCGCCACTGCTGTCGCGCTGCCAGGTTTATATTTTAAAGAATCTTGAAAAGGACGATTTGATTAAGATAACCGAAAGTGCGCGCGTTACACTGGAGAAACAACTGAAC
The window above is part of the Bacteroidota bacterium genome. Proteins encoded here:
- a CDS encoding DUF5011 domain-containing protein, whose translation is MKRTFSIFCGILFICLSFWAGCKKNDTPKDITPPVISLNGSSQVYVEKGTSYTDAGATATDNVDGVITDKIVVTNLVDANVEGTYYVKYNVSDEAGNKATEVVRTVIVKIF
- a CDS encoding LTA synthase family protein yields the protein MLLRLGIVMFILSLQRLLFFAFNFSSFNDISTWELLKVMVIGMRFDLAIAVIINAFFLLFSLLPFRFTAHRYYQTVIAYLFYITNSVMFAANCLDFIYFRFTLKRTTFDFFQYIAIGNDTTTLLPRFLADYWYILLIWIGLVALMVLLYRLTKVNKYDTEPVNWRFYLYNTALIIAFTIFFVYMGRGGFQLRPITIISAGESTDARNVPLVLNTPFTIVNTWNQKTLKKLDYFPKETCDKLFSPVHKFGANQHDFKPANVVVIILESFSKEHIGALNKDLDNGTYKGYTPFLDSLIGRSLVFVNCFANGKKSIEGIPAVLASVPGLMNTSYVSSIYAGNKLDALPALLKEKGYSSAFYHGGTNGTMRFDAFARMAGFDKYYGRYEYNNEADYDGNWGIWDEPFLQYFAMNLCAMKQPFCAGLFTLSSHHPFKVPAKYTGRFPKGSLDIHESIGYTDFALRRFFATASKMTWFDNTLFVITADHTSQAEHAYYKNNVGMYEVPLIFYMHNSTLSGFDSTVVQQTDIVPSVLDYLHYDKPFVSFGESVFDSVSPHFSISYLNNIYQLIRGPYALEFNGDKPLSLYDYRRDPELKQNLIGQGKREEVDMLNFTKALLQSYSDRMISNKLTAK
- a CDS encoding diacylglycerol kinase family protein; protein product: MMEGKRKIRFIINPVSGIGRQRIVERRVEKYLDHSKFEHEICYTEFAGHAVDLSRDAAEQGVDIVVAAGGDGSINEVARGVLGSKTAIGIIPVGSGNGLAHFLRIPRSIKKALRIINRHNVKIIDTANINDKLFVSIAGIGFDAYVAEKFARSTVRGFWTYAWIILKEYTLFKSNHFKFYINGEMIKRRAFMVSFANSDQFGFNCAIAPKAKIDDGLLDVCIVSKPNILFAPLLVPLMFAKVIDITPWIEIIRTSEIHCFQLKNFIAHIDGDQVHLTKELIVKVNPASVRVLVP